A genomic stretch from bacterium includes:
- a CDS encoding T9SS type A sorting domain-containing protein — protein sequence MNRLLMVMVGLCALTLVGWAQGVDMGDLPACDYPTLVNNPGHTLSDVAWLGECITAEAAPQALDQDGCDDGVTFLGAPWTPCAPAQVQVVVTGGSLYPLYQLQNGRLYLNAWKDGNLDGDFCDVLCPGAAGPGAPEWIIRDSVVTPGTWLFTFVDPGVTDIGVYDGVFRFRLTGQPVGPEGFGLVDNIACRNMLCGNFGYEHLGEVEDYIITDLQLFVELGTFDAVSENGRIALRWSTRSEAGNDRFEILRDGARVGDVESLGDTPTGHRYSWTDYGVESGVVYTYTLVSVNLDGSRETLGTVAASLSDHVGAVTEYALYQNYPNPFNPTTTIAFDLAEAGEVTLTIYNLQGQEIATIIRGQMAVGAHTAVFDASGLPSGMYWYKLTANDFTAVRKMMLMK from the coding sequence ATGAATAGGTTGTTGATGGTTATGGTAGGCCTGTGCGCGCTGACGCTCGTCGGCTGGGCTCAGGGGGTGGATATGGGTGACCTGCCGGCGTGCGATTACCCGACGCTGGTGAATAATCCCGGTCATACGTTGTCGGACGTCGCTTGGCTGGGAGAGTGCATTACGGCGGAGGCGGCGCCTCAAGCTCTCGATCAGGACGGTTGCGATGATGGGGTGACGTTCCTCGGTGCGCCGTGGACTCCCTGCGCGCCCGCTCAAGTGCAAGTGGTGGTGACCGGCGGTTCGCTCTATCCGCTGTACCAATTGCAGAATGGGCGTCTCTATCTGAATGCCTGGAAGGACGGCAATCTGGATGGAGATTTTTGCGACGTACTGTGTCCGGGAGCGGCCGGGCCCGGCGCGCCGGAATGGATCATTCGCGATTCCGTCGTCACGCCCGGCACTTGGCTGTTCACGTTCGTGGATCCGGGAGTTACGGATATCGGAGTGTATGACGGTGTGTTCCGCTTCCGCCTGACCGGCCAGCCGGTGGGGCCGGAGGGCTTCGGCCTGGTGGACAATATCGCCTGCCGGAACATGTTGTGCGGCAACTTCGGTTATGAGCATTTGGGCGAAGTCGAGGACTACATCATTACCGATCTGCAGCTCTTCGTCGAGCTGGGAACGTTCGACGCGGTGAGCGAGAACGGACGAATTGCGTTGCGCTGGAGTACGCGGAGCGAAGCCGGAAACGACCGGTTTGAGATTCTCCGGGATGGCGCGAGAGTGGGCGACGTCGAAAGTCTGGGCGATACGCCCACCGGCCACCGCTATTCATGGACCGACTACGGCGTGGAAAGCGGCGTAGTCTACACCTACACGCTGGTCAGCGTCAACCTCGACGGTTCACGCGAAACTCTGGGAACGGTGGCGGCATCACTATCCGATCACGTCGGCGCGGTGACTGAGTATGCGCTGTACCAGAACTATCCGAATCCGTTCAATCCGACCACGACGATTGCTTTTGATCTGGCCGAGGCGGGCGAAGTGACCCTCACCATCTACAACCTGCAAGGTCAGGAGATCGCTACGATCATTCGCGGTCAAATGGCGGTGGGCGCGCACACGGCGGTCTTCGATGCATCCGGCTTGCCGTCGGGCATGTACTGGTACAAACTGACGGCCAACGATTTTACCGCTGTCCGCAAGATGATGCTGATGAAGTGA
- a CDS encoding T9SS type A sorting domain-containing protein yields the protein MTFVLSERNVTMYFTALLLVIVGLFSTFANARTSFRGYSGAPGHQTCASSCHGQAGGNVTVSGFPEAYTPSQSYLITIQRTSGNSINQFNGSVRAGTGSTNAGVITAGTGTEVYNVTGETNGVHLSSSNQTSATFNWTAPAAGTGTVQLYVGAYQGTSYSSGLNTTIVQVSDEAMSLPGPATNPNPADGAGGVLPEAVLSWTAGSGAVAHAIYFGMTSPPDLVTIQVATSFDPPGSLLPGTTYYWRVDERNAVGVTSGDVWRFTTLPLPEAATNPTPADGAIDVPRSTALSWTAGSGAEVHHIRLGPSSPPPIIDSTIATVYQFMELLLPDTQYFWRIDEENGAGITEGTRWSFRTEVASSTGDRDALAPQEFSLGPVYPNPFNARLTVPFVLPKSADVILTLWDVTGRQTAVLADGYFNSGAHRVEWSAAGVGSGIYFLRLSAGGQTVAAKVVALK from the coding sequence GTGACCTTTGTGCTATCAGAACGGAACGTCACCATGTATTTCACCGCACTATTACTCGTAATTGTAGGACTATTTTCCACTTTCGCTAACGCCCGTACCAGCTTTCGGGGCTACTCCGGCGCTCCCGGCCACCAGACCTGTGCCTCAAGCTGCCACGGCCAAGCGGGAGGAAACGTGACCGTCAGCGGATTCCCGGAGGCCTACACCCCGAGCCAGTCCTATCTGATTACGATTCAGAGAACGTCCGGCAACTCGATCAATCAGTTCAACGGCTCGGTTCGGGCAGGTACCGGTTCCACCAATGCCGGTGTGATTACCGCTGGAACTGGTACGGAGGTCTACAACGTGACCGGGGAAACCAATGGCGTGCATCTGTCTTCCAGTAATCAGACCTCGGCGACGTTCAACTGGACGGCTCCCGCCGCCGGAACCGGAACCGTGCAGCTGTACGTGGGGGCCTATCAAGGCACCTCCTACAGCAGCGGGCTGAATACGACGATCGTTCAAGTTTCCGATGAAGCCATGTCGTTACCGGGGCCGGCTACGAATCCCAATCCCGCCGATGGTGCGGGTGGAGTACTTCCCGAGGCGGTGCTATCCTGGACGGCAGGTTCGGGAGCCGTAGCGCATGCCATCTATTTCGGGATGACGAGTCCTCCGGATTTGGTAACGATTCAGGTAGCCACCAGCTTTGATCCGCCCGGCAGCTTACTGCCCGGTACGACGTACTATTGGAGAGTGGATGAACGGAACGCGGTAGGAGTAACCTCGGGAGACGTCTGGCGGTTCACCACGTTACCCTTGCCGGAAGCAGCTACCAATCCCACTCCCGCCGATGGTGCGATAGATGTCCCCCGCAGTACCGCGCTGTCGTGGACGGCGGGTTCGGGTGCGGAAGTTCATCACATTCGCCTCGGACCCAGTAGTCCACCGCCCATTATTGATAGCACGATTGCTACTGTTTACCAATTCATGGAACTGCTTCTGCCGGACACGCAGTATTTCTGGCGGATTGACGAAGAAAACGGCGCGGGAATTACCGAGGGAACGCGGTGGTCGTTTCGCACCGAAGTTGCCTCCTCCACCGGTGACCGAGACGCGCTCGCACCGCAGGAATTCTCGCTCGGTCCCGTCTATCCCAATCCCTTCAACGCCCGCCTGACGGTTCCCTTTGTCCTGCCCAAGTCGGCGGATGTGATTCTGACCCTCTGGGACGTGACGGGCCGGCAAACGGCGGTTCTTGCGGATGGCTATTTTAATAGCGGAGCGCATCGTGTGGAGTGGTCGGCGGCGGGCGTCGGCAGCGGAATCTACTTCCTGAGGCTCTCGGCCGGAGGGCAGACCGTCGCGGCTAAGGTCGTCGCGCTCAAGTAG
- a CDS encoding T9SS type A sorting domain-containing protein, with product MRRLTAILTAVLLLSFTATGWADEFCADGPNAPRLYELKGQIDDLKGADQYDVPIWTEFHELLGGANRGGGGSLDQGGDTFADATVIPGLPYDVTGTTCGYVNDYQPYCNNTNSRGLDVVYVYTPALNVYVDISLCDPYTNYDSKLLLYRASDNELIACNDDGCPGSLSSLLINRYLAAGETYYIVVDGYGTGTCGVYRLQITRSAFGACNRLQDGIVDNGNNTFTFRQTTDENSSSPYYEGPFDVPDSECRDDAGFGIYSWFDGDYGWKHHWPDWNNPNLNVHSVRVVICSYDIDEYTCNIENPGQPEECELDHIFADGSLQNPEWLSGDNNIWTSTTFDVAPAALLDNGWLDMFIDIDVHNDDCSWATTLEWAQLVVVYSVQQQENHPPYTPTGYHYPDCVDETTDQCVVVTGPNPPDPDGDNVTYQYRWFVKNSGTGGGFVNDEANPLFPFDHTGSCVPAAHSFPGDQWKVQVYAVDEHGALSLNPWIVTFPEVIVDCGEPWPFSEVDMGDLAMCNYPTLVNNPGHGLSGIAWLGGNVSGELAPLTLDNDIFDDGVVPIGIYWTPCQVESVIVTVTGGQNYGDYIAENGLLYLNAWKDGNRDGDFCDRVPCIGAVADEWIIHDMLVTPGVYRIGFMDPGIRVEEHRYDAIMRFRLTSRPVGRNGFGLIDTIACSTMGCGVFAMDFLGEVEDHIFADQQLFVELGSFDAVGESDLIRLRWSTRSEAGNESFEILRDGARVGDVESLGDSPTGHSYEWADYGVENGVVYTYTLVSVNLDGSRATLGTVSASPSDHVGAVTEYALYQNYPNPFNPATSIAFDLAEAGHVTLTIYNLQGQEIATIVNGQMAAGAHTAVFDASGLPSGMYWYKLTANDFTAVRKMMLMK from the coding sequence GAAGGGGCAGATTGATGACTTGAAGGGCGCCGACCAGTACGATGTGCCGATCTGGACAGAGTTCCACGAGTTGCTTGGCGGTGCCAATCGTGGCGGTGGCGGAAGTCTTGATCAGGGCGGCGACACCTTCGCCGATGCCACGGTGATTCCGGGCCTGCCCTATGACGTGACCGGGACAACCTGCGGCTACGTCAACGACTATCAGCCCTACTGCAACAATACGAATTCGCGCGGCCTGGACGTAGTCTATGTGTACACCCCTGCCTTGAACGTGTACGTGGATATCAGCTTGTGTGATCCCTACACGAACTACGATTCCAAGCTTCTGCTCTACCGCGCTTCGGACAACGAGCTCATTGCCTGTAACGATGACGGCTGCCCGGGAAGCTTGTCTTCCCTGCTTATCAATCGCTATCTGGCGGCGGGCGAGACCTACTACATCGTGGTAGACGGCTACGGCACGGGCACTTGCGGTGTCTACCGCCTGCAGATCACACGTTCGGCTTTCGGTGCCTGCAACCGTTTGCAGGATGGGATCGTGGACAACGGTAACAATACCTTCACGTTCCGGCAGACCACCGACGAGAACAGTTCCTCACCTTACTATGAGGGACCCTTTGATGTGCCCGACAGCGAATGCCGTGACGATGCCGGTTTCGGCATCTACAGTTGGTTTGACGGCGACTATGGGTGGAAGCACCACTGGCCCGACTGGAACAATCCCAATTTGAACGTGCACTCGGTTCGGGTGGTCATTTGTTCCTACGACATTGACGAGTACACCTGCAACATCGAGAATCCCGGTCAACCCGAAGAGTGCGAGCTCGACCACATCTTCGCGGACGGTTCGCTCCAGAATCCCGAGTGGCTGTCCGGCGACAACAATATCTGGACCTCCACGACGTTTGACGTCGCTCCGGCCGCGCTCCTCGATAACGGCTGGCTCGACATGTTCATAGACATTGACGTCCACAACGACGACTGCTCGTGGGCGACCACTCTCGAATGGGCGCAACTGGTGGTGGTGTATTCCGTGCAACAGCAGGAAAATCATCCGCCCTACACGCCCACCGGTTATCATTATCCCGATTGTGTGGATGAGACCACCGACCAGTGCGTGGTGGTGACCGGTCCGAACCCGCCCGATCCCGACGGCGACAATGTCACCTACCAGTATCGCTGGTTCGTCAAGAACTCCGGCACCGGCGGCGGTTTCGTGAACGATGAAGCGAATCCGCTGTTCCCCTTCGATCATACCGGTTCCTGTGTGCCGGCGGCGCACAGCTTCCCCGGCGATCAGTGGAAGGTACAGGTCTATGCGGTGGACGAGCACGGCGCACTGTCGCTCAATCCCTGGATTGTCACCTTCCCCGAGGTCATCGTGGACTGCGGCGAACCCTGGCCCTTCAGCGAAGTGGACATGGGCGACCTGGCGATGTGCAACTACCCGACGCTGGTCAACAATCCCGGCCACGGGCTGTCCGGCATCGCTTGGCTGGGCGGGAACGTCAGCGGTGAACTCGCGCCGCTTACTCTGGACAACGATATTTTCGACGACGGTGTAGTGCCCATCGGGATCTACTGGACTCCCTGCCAGGTGGAATCCGTAATCGTTACGGTGACCGGCGGCCAGAACTATGGCGACTACATCGCGGAAAACGGCCTGCTCTATCTGAACGCCTGGAAAGACGGCAACCGGGACGGCGACTTCTGTGATCGTGTCCCCTGCATCGGTGCGGTGGCGGACGAGTGGATCATCCACGACATGCTGGTCACTCCCGGCGTCTACCGGATTGGCTTCATGGATCCGGGGATTCGCGTGGAAGAGCATCGCTACGATGCCATCATGCGCTTCCGCCTGACCAGCCGTCCCGTCGGCCGCAATGGCTTCGGGCTGATAGACACCATCGCCTGCTCCACAATGGGCTGCGGCGTCTTCGCTATGGACTTCCTGGGCGAGGTGGAAGACCACATCTTCGCAGACCAGCAACTCTTCGTCGAACTCGGCAGCTTCGATGCGGTCGGCGAGAGCGATCTCATTCGCCTGCGCTGGAGCACCCGCAGCGAAGCCGGCAACGAGAGCTTCGAGATTCTCCGTGACGGCGCGAGAGTCGGCGACGTCGAAAGTCTGGGCGATTCGCCCACCGGCCACAGCTACGAGTGGGCGGACTACGGCGTGGAAAACGGCGTAGTCTACACCTACACGTTGGTCAGCGTCAACCTCGATGGCTCGCGCGCGACGCTGGGAACGGTGTCGGCTTCCCCGTCCGATCACGTCGGTGCGGTGACCGAGTACGCGCTGTATCAGAATTACCCGAACCCGTTCAACCCGGCCACCTCGATCGCTTTCGATCTGGCCGAAGCGGGCCATGTGACCCTCACCATCTACAACCTGCAGGGTCAGGAGATTGCCACCATCGTCAACGGACAGATGGCGGCGGGCGCGCATACGGCGGTGTTCGACGCGTCCGGCTTGCCGTCGGGCATGTACTGGTACAAGCTGACAGCCAACGACTTCACGGCCGTCCGCAAGATGATGCTGATGAAGTGA
- a CDS encoding T9SS type A sorting domain-containing protein produces MKRVVILLIATLMAWPAFADINEGFETFTNTSYGTYDINGFHIVNGLGDATYPYVGSRDCRLRDSASPDALNQPYCEYIGVDGNGKDGGVGTFSFWYRSWDGSPASVYDVTYSIDGGAHQSAGQINTTSTTYAQFSYNINSTSDNIKIRVQRVSGERLHIDEFYIQDNAAPSGHETDAHVAAGGAGALATISSLVDTEAEAQVVMTFDVRDDGAGSSNENTVINGVSIVAGSANTLSNWTQVIAGAKLTDGVSTWTGTVAAGAITFTGAPLATLPDGGPWQTWSLSVWLTTTLPYYADNEILEFKIGPTNFETDTADAGFDPADVPVESGDFNNQIDIMATELGITTQPPATAAVSWTFTVRAGFADENGGIDEDFPPEDISLSVSSGIGNLSSASGLTKTSSNGQSAWTDLLYDVADDDVVLQAVSATYPGPALTNAFDVASITVDAYPLCWDGNATDQAVPFVVHISIRNWESAAGQNCYVKVYDGGNNPFHYTDGSGWSSSTAWAAKPIITLDANGDWSGWLALKSKGLTKFRPRVALVSSTSTYITGFEVLGTMVDLTTTGVVVEDRDGIRSYGTPGNIILVRGGGGAILGSWIIEDNGYPLDDGGSAIASGGWRLAMCDVCEDVTFESWAPAKWPNGYDIPSFFDIVYDFCPTPGSVVEMDDVQLPVELLSFTATAGDRAVRLNWTTASETDNVHFLIERNGETAARIESRGNSATGHEYSWTDEGLDNGATYRYTLLSVSLTGDRAELQTVEATPTESAAMITEYALYQNYPNPFNPATQIKFDLLESGLASLKVYNLMGQAVATLVNATLPAGAHVVSFDAANLPSGLYLYRIEVNGFTAEKKMLLMK; encoded by the coding sequence ATGAAACGTGTTGTGATTCTTTTGATTGCGACCCTGATGGCGTGGCCCGCGTTCGCGGATATCAACGAGGGCTTTGAGACCTTCACCAACACCTCGTACGGCACGTACGACATCAACGGCTTCCACATCGTCAACGGTCTGGGTGACGCGACGTACCCGTACGTCGGCAGCCGGGACTGCCGGCTGCGTGACTCGGCGAGTCCCGATGCCCTCAACCAACCGTACTGCGAGTACATTGGCGTTGATGGCAACGGCAAGGATGGTGGAGTGGGCACGTTCAGCTTCTGGTATCGCAGCTGGGACGGAAGTCCCGCATCCGTCTACGATGTGACGTACAGCATTGACGGTGGTGCCCACCAATCGGCCGGCCAGATCAACACCACCAGCACGACCTACGCACAATTTTCCTACAACATCAACAGCACCTCGGACAACATCAAGATTCGCGTGCAGCGGGTATCCGGCGAGCGGCTGCACATAGACGAGTTCTACATTCAGGACAACGCCGCGCCGTCCGGACACGAGACGGATGCTCACGTAGCAGCGGGCGGAGCCGGCGCGCTGGCCACCATCAGTTCTCTCGTGGACACTGAAGCCGAAGCTCAAGTGGTGATGACGTTCGACGTGCGCGATGACGGCGCGGGTTCCAGCAATGAGAACACGGTCATCAACGGCGTGAGCATCGTTGCGGGCAGCGCCAATACCCTGAGCAATTGGACCCAGGTCATTGCCGGAGCCAAACTGACGGATGGTGTGAGCACGTGGACGGGAACGGTTGCGGCGGGCGCGATCACCTTCACCGGCGCGCCGCTCGCCACGCTGCCCGACGGCGGTCCGTGGCAGACGTGGTCGCTGAGCGTTTGGCTTACGACAACGTTACCCTACTACGCGGACAACGAGATTCTCGAGTTCAAGATCGGTCCGACAAACTTCGAGACCGACACCGCCGATGCAGGTTTCGATCCGGCGGACGTTCCGGTGGAGTCGGGTGACTTCAACAACCAGATTGACATAATGGCCACCGAACTCGGCATCACCACCCAGCCCCCGGCGACCGCGGCGGTCAGTTGGACTTTCACCGTGCGTGCGGGCTTCGCAGATGAGAACGGCGGCATTGACGAAGACTTCCCACCGGAAGATATCAGCTTGTCGGTGTCCAGCGGTATCGGGAATCTTTCCAGCGCTTCGGGCCTGACCAAGACCAGCAGCAATGGTCAGTCGGCCTGGACCGACCTGCTTTACGACGTCGCCGACGATGATGTCGTGCTGCAAGCGGTGTCTGCGACCTATCCCGGTCCGGCCTTAACGAATGCCTTTGACGTTGCCTCGATCACGGTGGATGCCTATCCGCTCTGCTGGGACGGCAATGCCACCGATCAGGCGGTTCCGTTCGTCGTTCACATCAGTATCCGCAACTGGGAATCCGCCGCCGGACAGAATTGCTATGTGAAGGTATACGATGGCGGCAACAATCCGTTCCACTACACGGATGGCAGTGGCTGGAGTTCGAGTACGGCGTGGGCGGCGAAGCCCATCATCACCCTCGACGCTAATGGCGACTGGTCCGGTTGGCTGGCGCTGAAGAGCAAGGGGCTTACCAAATTCCGCCCGCGCGTGGCGCTGGTGTCGTCCACGTCCACCTATATCACCGGATTCGAGGTCCTCGGCACGATGGTTGATCTGACCACGACCGGTGTGGTGGTGGAAGATCGCGACGGGATTCGAAGCTACGGTACGCCCGGCAACATCATCCTCGTCCGTGGCGGTGGCGGAGCGATTCTCGGCTCGTGGATTATCGAGGACAACGGCTATCCGCTGGATGACGGCGGAAGCGCCATTGCCTCCGGTGGCTGGCGGCTGGCGATGTGCGACGTCTGCGAAGACGTGACCTTCGAGTCGTGGGCGCCTGCGAAGTGGCCGAACGGCTATGATATACCGAGTTTCTTCGACATCGTGTACGATTTCTGCCCGACTCCCGGCAGCGTGGTTGAAATGGATGACGTGCAGCTCCCCGTCGAGCTTCTCTCGTTTACTGCGACGGCGGGTGATCGCGCGGTTCGTTTGAACTGGACGACGGCCAGCGAGACTGACAACGTCCACTTCCTCATCGAGCGGAACGGCGAGACGGCGGCGCGAATCGAGAGTCGCGGCAACAGCGCCACCGGCCATGAATACTCATGGACCGACGAAGGTCTCGACAACGGCGCGACCTACCGCTACACGCTCCTTTCGGTGAGCCTGACGGGTGATCGCGCGGAACTCCAGACCGTCGAAGCCACGCCCACCGAGAGCGCGGCGATGATTACGGAGTACGCGCTGTATCAGAACTACCCGAATCCGTTCAACCCGGCCACACAGATCAAGTTTGACCTGTTGGAAAGCGGCCTCGCGAGCCTGAAGGTGTACAACCTGATGGGTCAGGCGGTGGCAACGCTGGTGAACGCCACGCTACCCGCCGGAGCGCACGTCGTGTCGTTCGATGCGGCGAATCTTCCCTCGGGCTTGTATCTGTACCGCATCGAGGTGAACGGCTTCACGGCCGAGAAGAAGATGCTGCTGATGAAATAA
- a CDS encoding PQQ-binding-like beta-propeller repeat protein, with translation MTLSLSRRVWLSAVLLTLLATGGAFGADAPYGEQKWAADFEGEIQWQQLTDAGYLVVCTSTGLFGLDPATGQQAWAMDDVRKLPDDYFEILPATQFALVTKKSGPLGAMTQVVLVDVIDGKLMWTSKEMGLTNTNGQFYLPQAGGVLFFGTNEKGKATFLLADLVTGQPVWTSQTLFKGSKGPEQFTIRPEKKTGRMGIGGNQYPVWLSDGTFLEFMSKNGLRKINAKTGEQVWASKFKFKDVPGLRNGYGPMLLSPDEKVVYVPHDNTIDAVSTTDGTPLWKKTPKLISMATQMQLTEQGLVVKGGGGPKNKPFITVLDPQTGETVWKKPFRDLADASSFAVKDGKILLYADRSICSINIADAEATEVARKISFEGGEVPGSLQLLDTGYLLVSDQNVALFDWEGNQVFHSYHKAPGASMFSKITSTVATATVNAMSAAAAYSEAHSEAQASGHGSASYMVASNSVMSRRFKASASAQNYHYVLTNVEGGSSGSRANAGIVKVDKTNGQDVRRVALGTKKPEYEVDPIDNQLYFIEDGKRIICYDL, from the coding sequence ATGACCCTGTCTTTGTCACGACGAGTTTGGCTCAGTGCGGTGCTCTTGACTCTGCTCGCCACGGGCGGCGCTTTCGGCGCGGATGCTCCCTACGGCGAGCAGAAGTGGGCCGCCGATTTCGAGGGCGAGATCCAATGGCAGCAATTGACCGACGCCGGTTATTTGGTAGTCTGTACGTCCACGGGTCTGTTTGGACTCGATCCGGCCACCGGCCAGCAGGCATGGGCGATGGACGACGTCCGTAAGCTGCCTGATGACTATTTCGAGATTCTTCCCGCGACGCAGTTCGCCCTCGTGACCAAAAAATCCGGCCCCCTCGGAGCGATGACGCAGGTCGTACTGGTGGACGTGATTGACGGGAAGTTGATGTGGACGTCGAAGGAGATGGGACTCACCAACACCAATGGCCAGTTCTACCTTCCGCAAGCGGGCGGTGTTCTATTCTTCGGCACCAACGAAAAAGGCAAGGCCACGTTCCTCCTGGCCGATCTGGTCACCGGGCAGCCGGTTTGGACCAGCCAGACGCTTTTCAAAGGTTCCAAAGGCCCCGAGCAGTTCACCATCCGTCCCGAGAAGAAGACCGGCCGCATGGGTATCGGCGGCAACCAGTATCCGGTATGGCTAAGCGACGGCACCTTCCTCGAGTTCATGTCGAAAAACGGACTGCGCAAAATCAACGCGAAAACCGGTGAGCAGGTGTGGGCGTCCAAATTCAAGTTCAAAGACGTTCCCGGACTGCGCAACGGCTACGGCCCGATGCTGCTGAGTCCCGATGAGAAAGTCGTGTACGTTCCCCACGATAATACCATTGATGCGGTCAGCACGACCGACGGTACGCCGCTGTGGAAAAAGACTCCCAAGCTCATCAGTATGGCCACGCAAATGCAACTGACCGAGCAGGGACTGGTCGTGAAGGGCGGCGGCGGTCCCAAGAACAAGCCGTTCATTACGGTACTCGATCCACAGACCGGCGAGACCGTGTGGAAGAAGCCGTTCCGCGATCTTGCGGATGCCAGTTCGTTTGCGGTCAAGGACGGCAAGATTCTGCTCTATGCCGATCGCTCGATTTGCTCGATCAATATCGCCGACGCTGAAGCAACCGAAGTGGCCCGCAAAATCTCCTTTGAAGGCGGCGAAGTCCCCGGCAGTCTGCAATTGCTTGACACGGGTTATTTGCTGGTGTCCGATCAGAACGTCGCGCTCTTCGACTGGGAAGGTAATCAGGTTTTCCATTCCTACCACAAGGCTCCCGGCGCGAGCATGTTTTCCAAGATCACTTCCACGGTCGCCACGGCCACCGTCAATGCCATGTCGGCGGCGGCCGCCTACAGCGAGGCTCACTCGGAAGCGCAGGCCAGCGGCCACGGCTCGGCCAGCTACATGGTGGCCAGCAATTCCGTCATGTCCCGCCGCTTCAAGGCCTCGGCCAGCGCGCAGAACTATCACTACGTGCTGACCAACGTAGAAGGCGGAAGTTCAGGCAGCCGCGCCAATGCCGGAATCGTCAAGGTGGATAAAACCAACGGTCAGGACGTCCGCCGCGTAGCCCTCGGAACCAAGAAGCCCGAGTACGAAGTGGACCCCATTGACAACCAGCTCTACTTCATCGAGGACGGAAAGAGAATCATCTGCTACGATCTCTAA
- a CDS encoding T9SS type A sorting domain-containing protein, translating to MIRALLLMLLMGWVVVSPAVAALDMGDLPACGYPTLFANPGHTISGIAWLGDCITAETSPQTLDGDACDDGVTFLNSPWYPCTPVQVQVVVTPGPIYPNWTGTLYLNGWKDGNRDGDFCDTLCGGADDPNGAPEWIIQDALVTPGIHVFTFPDPGVLDQGVYEGIFRFRLSQLPLGPYGFGLFQPGFCPDMCFGTFAFDTCGEVEDYIIEDLQLAVEINDLIAIAGDGEVTLNWRTASELQNDRFEIERDGNVAALVPSRGNTPSGFDYAFTDRGLENDRRYEYALYSVDLTGTRELLRTASVVPMGSHAAPTEYSLHQNYPNPFNPSTQIVFDLKEQVWVKLRVYDLQGRQVAELQDGVLPQGRHTANFNGSTLPTGLYICRMQAGDFASEIKMLLIK from the coding sequence ATGATTCGTGCGCTATTGCTGATGTTGTTGATGGGGTGGGTCGTCGTGTCGCCGGCAGTGGCTGCCCTCGATATGGGCGATCTCCCCGCGTGTGGTTATCCGACGCTGTTTGCGAATCCGGGACACACGATTTCGGGGATTGCCTGGCTTGGCGATTGCATAACCGCGGAGACCAGCCCGCAGACTCTGGATGGAGATGCTTGCGACGACGGAGTCACGTTCTTGAATTCTCCGTGGTATCCGTGTACTCCGGTGCAGGTTCAGGTGGTCGTGACGCCCGGTCCCATCTACCCGAACTGGACCGGCACGCTCTATCTCAATGGATGGAAGGACGGCAACCGGGACGGCGATTTCTGCGACACCCTGTGTGGCGGTGCCGACGATCCGAACGGCGCGCCGGAATGGATAATCCAAGACGCTCTCGTAACGCCGGGGATCCACGTGTTCACCTTCCCGGATCCCGGCGTGCTCGATCAGGGAGTCTACGAAGGGATTTTCCGTTTCCGCCTCAGCCAGCTTCCACTCGGGCCCTATGGATTCGGTCTCTTCCAACCGGGCTTTTGTCCCGACATGTGCTTCGGCACGTTCGCATTCGACACCTGCGGCGAGGTCGAAGACTACATTATCGAGGACCTCCAACTGGCGGTCGAGATCAATGACTTAATCGCCATTGCCGGAGACGGCGAGGTTACGCTGAACTGGCGCACGGCGTCCGAATTGCAGAACGACCGCTTTGAAATCGAGCGCGACGGGAACGTGGCGGCGCTCGTTCCGTCGCGGGGGAACACCCCATCCGGATTCGACTACGCCTTCACCGATCGGGGTCTGGAGAACGACCGACGTTACGAATATGCGTTGTATTCGGTGGACCTGACGGGGACGCGCGAGCTTCTCCGCACCGCTTCGGTGGTTCCGATGGGGTCGCACGCTGCTCCGACGGAATACTCTCTGCACCAGAACTACCCGAATCCGTTCAACCCCAGCACGCAGATCGTCTTTGATCTGAAGGAGCAAGTCTGGGTGAAGCTGCGGGTCTATGATCTGCAGGGCCGTCAAGTCGCCGAGCTGCAGGATGGAGTGTTGCCGCAGGGCCGCCACACGGCGAACTTCAACGGGTCTACCCTGCCCACGGGACTCTACATCTGCCGCATGCAGGCGGGCGACTTCGCCTCTGAAATCAAGATGCTGCTGATCAAGTAG